In Mycolicibacterium alvei, a single window of DNA contains:
- the echA20 gene encoding (7aS)-7a-methyl-1,5-dioxo-2,3,5,6,7,7a-hexahydro-1H-indene-carboxyl-CoA hydrolase produces MTITTKTVEPGIVSVTVNYPPVNAIPSAGWFELGDAITAAGRDKSTHVVILRAEGRGFNAGVDIKEMQNTEGFGALIDANRGCYHAFKSVYECEVPVVAAVNGFCVGGGIGLVGNADVIVASDDAKFGLPEVERGALGAATHLSRLVPQHLMRRLFFTAATVPAETLHHFGSVHEVVPREDLDESALRVARDIASKDTRVIRAAKEALNFIDVQPVNARYRMEQGFTFELNLSGVSDEHRDAFAGTEKGSKA; encoded by the coding sequence ATGACGATCACCACCAAGACAGTCGAGCCGGGCATCGTCTCGGTCACCGTCAACTACCCGCCCGTCAACGCCATCCCGTCGGCCGGCTGGTTCGAACTCGGCGATGCGATCACCGCGGCCGGGCGCGACAAGAGCACCCATGTGGTGATCCTGCGTGCCGAGGGACGCGGCTTCAACGCCGGCGTGGACATCAAGGAGATGCAGAACACCGAGGGCTTCGGCGCGCTGATCGACGCCAACCGCGGCTGCTACCACGCGTTCAAATCCGTGTACGAGTGCGAGGTTCCCGTCGTCGCAGCCGTCAACGGCTTCTGCGTCGGCGGCGGGATCGGCCTGGTCGGCAACGCCGATGTGATCGTTGCCTCCGATGACGCCAAGTTCGGCCTCCCAGAGGTCGAGCGCGGCGCACTCGGTGCCGCCACCCACTTGTCCCGCCTGGTCCCCCAGCACCTGATGCGCCGGCTGTTCTTCACCGCCGCAACCGTTCCCGCCGAGACGCTGCACCACTTCGGTTCGGTGCACGAGGTCGTTCCGCGTGAGGATCTCGACGAGTCGGCACTGCGGGTGGCCCGCGATATCGCCAGCAAGGACACCCGGGTGATCCGCGCCGCCAAGGAGGCGCTGAACTTCATCGACGTGCAGCCCGTCAACGCGCGGTACCGCATGGAGCAGGGTTTCACCTTCGAACTCAACTTGTCCGGTGTGTCCGACGAACACCGCGACGCGTTCGCCGGAACCGAGAAGGGATCCAAGGCATGA
- a CDS encoding SDR family oxidoreductase: MTDTPEAGAINLGLTGKVVLVTGGVRGVGAGISAVFAGQGATVVTCARRPVEGLPYEFHSCDIRDDDSVAAMIDAVVAKHGRLDVVVNNAGGSPYVLAADASAKFSTKIIELNLLGALSVSTHANAVMQKQDTGGAIVNISSVSGHRPTPGTAAYGAAKAGIDNLTTTLAVEWAPRVRVNSVVVGMVETEQSELFYGDAESVAAVAATVPLGRLAKPADIGWAAAFLASGAASYISGAALQVHGGGEPPNYLDASSANK; this comes from the coding sequence GTGACCGATACGCCAGAAGCTGGTGCCATCAATTTGGGTTTGACCGGCAAGGTGGTCCTGGTGACCGGCGGGGTGCGCGGAGTCGGCGCTGGAATCAGCGCGGTTTTCGCCGGTCAGGGCGCCACCGTGGTGACCTGCGCACGCCGTCCGGTCGAGGGACTGCCCTACGAATTCCACAGCTGCGATATCCGCGATGACGACTCGGTGGCTGCCATGATCGACGCGGTCGTCGCCAAGCACGGCCGGCTGGATGTCGTGGTGAACAACGCGGGCGGCTCTCCCTACGTGCTCGCCGCGGATGCGTCGGCGAAGTTCAGCACCAAGATCATCGAGCTCAACCTGCTGGGCGCGCTGTCGGTGTCCACCCATGCCAATGCGGTGATGCAGAAGCAGGACACCGGCGGCGCGATCGTCAACATCTCCAGCGTGAGCGGACACCGCCCGACTCCGGGCACCGCGGCCTATGGCGCGGCCAAGGCCGGTATCGACAACCTGACCACCACACTGGCCGTCGAATGGGCGCCCAGGGTTCGGGTGAACTCCGTGGTGGTCGGCATGGTCGAGACCGAGCAGTCCGAGCTGTTCTACGGCGACGCCGAGTCGGTGGCCGCGGTGGCCGCCACCGTTCCGCTGGGCCGGCTGGCCAAACCTGCCGATATCGGTTGGGCCGCAGCATTTTTGGCCTCTGGCGCCGCGTCCTACATCAGTGGGGCGGCGCTGCAGGTGCATGGCGGTGGCGAACCGCCGAACTACCTCGACGCCTCAAGCGCCAACAAATAA
- a CDS encoding SDR family oxidoreductase: MGLLDGRVVIVTGAGGGIGREHALAFAAEGARVVVNDIGVGLDGSPAGGGSAAQNVVDEIVAAGGEAVANGSNVADWAQAEALIQNAIDSFGDLHVLVNNAGIVRDRMFANATEEEFDAVTAVHLKGHFATMKHAAAYWRAKSKAGETVDARIINTSSGAGLQGSVGQATYSASKAGIAALTLVAAAEMGRYGVTANAIAPSARTRMTETVFADMMATQDDAFDAMAAENISPLVVWLGSVESRDVTGKTFEIEGGKIRVAEGWAHGPQIDKGAKWDPAELGPVVTDLLAKARPAVPVYGA; the protein is encoded by the coding sequence ATGGGATTGCTCGACGGCCGGGTGGTCATCGTGACGGGTGCCGGTGGCGGTATCGGACGTGAGCACGCGCTCGCGTTCGCCGCCGAAGGGGCCCGCGTCGTGGTCAACGACATCGGGGTCGGCTTGGATGGTTCGCCCGCCGGCGGCGGCAGCGCGGCGCAGAACGTGGTCGACGAGATCGTCGCCGCGGGAGGCGAAGCCGTCGCCAACGGTTCCAACGTCGCGGACTGGGCGCAGGCCGAAGCGCTGATCCAGAACGCCATAGATAGTTTTGGCGACCTTCACGTTCTCGTCAACAATGCCGGCATCGTGCGCGACCGGATGTTCGCCAACGCCACCGAAGAAGAATTCGACGCCGTCACCGCCGTGCACCTCAAGGGGCACTTCGCCACCATGAAGCATGCCGCCGCGTACTGGCGGGCCAAGTCCAAGGCCGGCGAGACCGTTGATGCGCGCATCATCAACACCAGCTCCGGCGCCGGTCTGCAGGGCAGCGTCGGCCAGGCCACCTACAGCGCCTCCAAGGCCGGTATCGCCGCGCTGACCCTGGTGGCCGCCGCCGAGATGGGCCGCTACGGCGTCACCGCGAATGCCATTGCGCCCTCGGCCCGGACCCGGATGACCGAGACGGTGTTCGCCGACATGATGGCCACCCAGGACGATGCCTTCGACGCCATGGCCGCCGAGAACATCTCCCCGCTGGTGGTGTGGCTGGGCAGCGTCGAGTCGCGTGACGTCACCGGCAAGACGTTCGAGATCGAGGGCGGCAAGATCCGCGTCGCCGAGGGTTGGGCGCACGGACCGCAGATCGACAAGGGCGCCAAGTGGGATCCCGCCGAGCTGGGCCCGGTCGTCACCGACCTGCTGGCCAAGGCCCGCCCCGCGGTTCCGGTCTACGGCGCCTGA
- a CDS encoding histidine phosphatase family protein → MAMPVAHAAEVMRVTFIRHGESAGNASGLIDTTTPGPVLTEKGQQQARDIAAKLGDNNYDGIYASTMVRTQLTAAPMSQYLGMPIQVLPGIQEIPAGVFEGTPESGAQSGYGLYPIGWTFPGVIPQIPVEYFNKGTFMPGTTENGYSFDARVDGALQTIYDNGDRNAVVFSHGGTIMFWTMMNVKNLTVMEKLQLLQSAQLDNTDYVVIEGNNEDGWTLVNWNGQQFSPEPTFEHEVGLQLRTLSRQLTAASDQVKAAFQTGDITKIATAISHSVADASFSVIKFNRAINAQIIKRVLPPAQTATDQLQEKVSTEVENMKTAVDTNVVSRRLASAPEASAPEASPASAPAGSNEKVSAAEEPAAAASVADSGAKAKLKAAVDNIVKPRGATNLSDGNKAVPGVTKSLSRNGERVKTAVEDAQDQVSSSIKKFGDAVKKATGQPSKSAGDKGDAGSDTASNKDAA, encoded by the coding sequence ATGGCGATGCCCGTCGCCCATGCCGCCGAGGTCATGCGCGTGACGTTCATCCGTCACGGCGAGTCGGCGGGCAACGCCTCCGGCCTGATCGACACGACGACACCCGGTCCGGTGCTCACCGAGAAGGGCCAGCAGCAGGCCCGTGACATCGCCGCCAAGCTGGGCGACAACAACTACGATGGCATCTATGCGTCGACGATGGTGCGGACCCAGCTGACCGCGGCGCCCATGTCGCAGTACCTGGGCATGCCGATCCAGGTGCTACCCGGCATCCAGGAGATCCCGGCCGGCGTCTTCGAGGGCACGCCGGAGTCCGGGGCTCAGAGCGGATACGGGCTGTACCCGATCGGGTGGACCTTCCCGGGTGTCATCCCCCAGATTCCGGTGGAGTATTTCAACAAGGGCACCTTCATGCCGGGCACCACCGAGAACGGGTACTCGTTCGACGCGAGGGTCGACGGTGCGCTGCAGACCATTTACGACAACGGCGATCGAAATGCCGTGGTGTTCTCGCACGGCGGCACCATCATGTTCTGGACGATGATGAACGTTAAAAACCTCACCGTGATGGAGAAGCTCCAGCTGCTGCAGTCCGCTCAGTTGGATAACACCGATTACGTGGTCATCGAGGGCAACAACGAGGACGGCTGGACCCTGGTGAACTGGAACGGCCAGCAGTTCAGCCCTGAACCGACCTTCGAGCACGAGGTAGGCCTTCAGCTTCGGACGTTGTCGCGCCAGTTGACTGCCGCCTCTGATCAGGTCAAGGCGGCCTTCCAGACCGGCGACATCACGAAGATCGCGACCGCGATCAGCCACAGTGTGGCCGACGCATCCTTCTCGGTGATCAAGTTCAACCGGGCGATCAACGCACAGATCATCAAGCGGGTCCTCCCCCCGGCGCAGACCGCCACCGACCAACTGCAGGAGAAGGTCTCCACCGAGGTGGAGAACATGAAGACCGCGGTTGACACCAACGTGGTCTCGCGTCGTCTCGCGTCGGCACCGGAGGCATCGGCTCCGGAGGCATCTCCGGCGTCCGCACCTGCGGGATCGAACGAAAAGGTCTCAGCCGCAGAGGAACCGGCGGCCGCTGCGTCGGTCGCCGACAGCGGAGCGAAGGCGAAGCTCAAGGCCGCTGTCGACAACATCGTCAAGCCTCGTGGTGCGACCAATCTGTCCGACGGCAACAAGGCTGTACCGGGCGTCACGAAGTCGCTCAGCCGAAACGGCGAACGGGTCAAGACCGCGGTCGAGGATGCCCAGGACCAGGTGTCGTCGTCGATCAAGAAGTTCGGCGATGCCGTCAAGAAGGCCACCGGCCAGCCGAGCAAGTCGGCCGGTGACAAGGGCGATGCCGGCAGCGACACCGCCAGCAACAAGGACGCCGCCTAA
- a CDS encoding histidine phosphatase family protein — MQRPTRRRAAGAAATTLTACSLFAAATLPAAAMTVTFIRHAESQGNASGYIDTSTPGPHLTNDQVNQNGGVTGQQQALDWANAQCPTAQCTKYDALYASTMIRTQETAAPFAAKRGLPVTILGAFDPDNPQRNSGVQEISAGIFEGVPEGDGIGRIGYILAPLAWTMGLQFVSVPGGENGLEFNERVTNALADVESGTTDTNGDGEVDAAVFSHGATIMMWTMMNVDNPNLMLFAQHQLNNTDTVVVEKNADGSWTLKEWAGEEVGAANYPTQMFVNVRDLIVAPQKAVYNMRIPVLSLDAEGIVTTGAQGVQDVAQAGVKFVTDSVTDTVNAITGIPGSIGQSTSQVSKLSTQKTVNASSAPAVAELADDTKAEVETTADSVKATITTARTTNGATKLTDGNKAEPGKAVSAVRDRVNRAANDVRGEVESSARQARETVKKLTSAAKAGKADKSDDSKPKQKAKDAA; from the coding sequence ATGCAACGACCCACGCGACGCCGGGCTGCTGGTGCCGCCGCAACCACCCTGACGGCGTGTTCTTTGTTCGCCGCAGCCACCCTGCCTGCCGCCGCGATGACCGTGACGTTCATCCGGCACGCCGAGTCGCAGGGCAATGCGTCCGGTTACATCGACACCAGTACCCCGGGACCGCACCTGACCAATGACCAGGTGAACCAGAACGGCGGCGTGACCGGCCAACAGCAGGCGCTGGACTGGGCCAATGCTCAGTGCCCGACCGCGCAGTGCACCAAGTACGACGCGCTCTACGCCTCGACCATGATTCGCACCCAGGAGACCGCGGCGCCGTTCGCCGCCAAGCGCGGGTTGCCGGTCACGATCCTGGGTGCGTTCGACCCGGACAACCCGCAGCGGAACTCCGGCGTGCAGGAGATCAGTGCCGGCATCTTCGAGGGCGTCCCCGAAGGTGACGGCATCGGCCGCATCGGCTACATCCTCGCGCCGTTGGCGTGGACCATGGGCCTGCAGTTCGTCTCGGTCCCCGGCGGTGAGAACGGCCTGGAGTTCAACGAGCGCGTGACGAATGCACTCGCCGACGTGGAGTCAGGCACCACGGACACCAATGGTGACGGCGAGGTCGACGCCGCGGTGTTCTCTCACGGCGCCACCATCATGATGTGGACGATGATGAACGTCGACAACCCGAACCTGATGCTGTTCGCGCAGCATCAGTTGAACAACACCGACACGGTCGTCGTGGAGAAGAATGCCGACGGCAGTTGGACCCTCAAGGAATGGGCCGGCGAAGAGGTCGGAGCAGCCAACTACCCCACCCAGATGTTCGTCAACGTCCGAGATCTGATCGTCGCGCCGCAGAAGGCCGTCTACAACATGCGCATCCCGGTCTTGTCGCTCGACGCCGAGGGCATCGTCACCACCGGGGCGCAGGGTGTCCAGGATGTCGCGCAGGCCGGGGTCAAGTTCGTCACGGACTCGGTGACCGACACCGTCAACGCGATCACCGGCATCCCCGGTTCGATCGGCCAGTCGACGTCGCAGGTATCGAAGCTCAGCACCCAGAAGACCGTCAACGCGAGCAGCGCCCCGGCAGTGGCCGAACTCGCCGACGACACCAAGGCGGAGGTCGAGACGACCGCCGATTCGGTCAAGGCCACGATCACCACGGCCCGCACGACAAACGGCGCCACCAAGTTGACCGATGGCAACAAGGCCGAGCCGGGTAAGGCTGTCTCCGCGGTTCGCGACCGGGTTAACCGTGCCGCGAACGACGTGCGGGGCGAGGTCGAGTCCTCAGCCAGGCAAGCCCGCGAGACCGTCAAGAAGCTCACCAGCGCCGCCAAGGCCGGCAAGGCGGACAAGTCCGACGACAGCAAGCCCAAGCAGAAGGCCAAGGACGCCGCGTGA